The proteins below come from a single Benincasa hispida cultivar B227 chromosome 4, ASM972705v1, whole genome shotgun sequence genomic window:
- the LOC120075139 gene encoding L-Ala-D/L-amino acid epimerase-like: MRDCSYVLQQSMASLLSALLFPSSSSSSSLLQHIPRTTSKLQIVSSHGSNVELIADPAAPSAQRVSFGFRNVADTFWVNVQRAEGRPLSIGLNSPLHFGNSKLETVENVAIRVELSNGCVGWGEVQVLPFVTDVSLEMALAKAEEVCNYLRLTPPATLTSVFDDITGILSPREFAPIRAGVEMALIDAVANSINVPLWRLFGGVTSTLTTAITVPIISPEEASILASKYYNQGFKTLKLVVGKNFAAEIAAIEAIHAAQPCCSFMFDANEGYTTDEAIKFLEKLKDMGVVPLVFEQPVDRDDWKGLHEVSNVARMYGIPVAVDESCRSLTDVQKIIDENLVDAINIKLPKFGVLGVLEIIKLARKSGLILMVDSMAETRLATGFAGHLAAGVGCFKYIVLDTPFLLAEDHVVGGYEASGAVYKFNNARGQGGFLNWNLLPDAGGLP; this comes from the exons ATGAGAGACTGTTCCTATGTTCTGCAGCAATCCATGGCTTCACTTCTATCAGCCCTTCTTttcccatcttcttcttcttcttcctcccttCTCCAACACATTCCCAGAACCACTTCCAAGCTCCAAATCGTTTCCAGCCATGGCAGCAATGTCGAGCTAATTGCAGATCCAGCCGCTCCTTCTGCTCAAAGGGTAAGTTTCGGCTTCCGAAATGTGGCCGATACTTTTTGGGTGAATGTGCAGAGGGCTGAGGGGAGGCCATTGAGTATTGGGCTTAATTCGCCCTTGCATTTTGGCAACTCCAAGCTCGAAACTGTGGAGAATGTTGCGATCAGAGTTGAGCTGAGTAATGGGTGTGTTGGTTGGGGGGAAGTTCAGGTGCTTCCTTTTGTTACTGATGTTAGTCTTGAAATGGCTCTTGCGAAGGCTGAGGAGGTTTGCAACTACCTCCGCCTGACTCCTCCGGCGACTCTGACTTCGGTGTTCGATGATATTACTGGGATTCTTTCGCCTCGGGAGTTTGCTCCG ATCAGGGCTGGGGTAGAGATGGCATTGATTGATGCAGTTGCAAATAGCATCAATGTTCCACTCTGGAGATTATTTGGTGGTGTGACAAGTACATTAACGACTGCAATAACA GTCCCAATTATTTCCCCGGAGGAGGCCTCAATCTTGGCTTCAAAGTATTACAATCAAGGATTTAAGACTCTTAAGCTTGTTGTTGGGAAAAACTTTGCTGCAGAAATTGCAGCTATCGAGGCCATTCATGCAGCACAACCCTGCTGCTCATTCATGTTTGATGCAAATGAAGGATACACAACCGACGAAGCAattaaatttcttgagaaaTTGAAGG ATATGGGGGTAGTGCCTCTTGTTTTTGAGCAACCTGTAGACCGAGATGACTGGAAAGGTCTTCATGAAGTCAGTAATGTGGCTAGAATGTATGGGATACCTGTTGCAGTGGATGAAAGCTGTCGGAGCTTGACCGATGTTCAGAAGATAATCGATGAAAATCTTGTGGATGCTATAAACATTAAGTTGCCCAAGTTTGGAGTCCTTGGAGTTCTAGAAATAATAAAACTGGCAAGAAAATCAGGCTTGATTCTTATGGTTGACAGCATGGCCGAGACGAGACTCGCAACCGGCTTTGCAGGGCATTTGGCTGCTGGAGTTGGTTGCTTCAA GTACATTGTTCTTGATACACCATTTTTATTAGCAGAAGATCATGTTGTTGGAGGCTATGAAG CTTCTGGTGCTGTTTACAAGTTTAATAATGCTAGAGGCCAAGGAGGCTTCTTGAATTGGAATCTTCTTCCTG